One window from the genome of Pempheris klunzingeri isolate RE-2024b chromosome 7, fPemKlu1.hap1, whole genome shotgun sequence encodes:
- the dnajb5 gene encoding dnaJ homolog subfamily B member 5: MGKDYYKTLGIPKGSNEEEIKKAYRRMALRFHPDKNKDANAEEKFKEIAEAYEVLSDPKKRVVYDQLGEEGLKTGGSSSSGAPGSSAHHYTFHGDPHATFASFFGGSNPFDMFFGSNRSHSRSNGFSFHNDHDTEQDMDMDEDDPFAHFGRQFGFPGGMNNGFPGEGRRRRGVPSERLGTGRKHQDPPVVHELKVSLEEIFHGCTKRMKITRRRLNPDGRSMRTEDKILNIIIKKGWKEGTKITFPREGDETPENIPADIAFVLKDKGHIHFKRDGSNIIFNCKISLKEALCGCTVSIPTLENRIISLPCHDIIKPGTVKRLRGEGLPFPKNPSQRGDLIVEFSVRFPDRIPPQSREIIRQHLPQS; this comes from the exons ATGGGGAAGGACTACTACAAGACCCTGGGCATCCCCAAGGGCTCCAACGAGGAGGAGATCAAGAAGGCCTACCGGCGAATGGCGCTGCGCTTCCACCCTGACAAGAACAAGGATGCCAACGCTGAGGAGAAGTTCAAGGAGATCGCAGAGGCCTATGAGGTGCTCAGCGACCCCAAGAAGAGGGTCGTCTACGATCAGCTAGGAGAGGAAG gCTTGAAGACGGGAGGCAGCAGCTCTTCAGGTGCTCCCGGCAGCTCAGCGCACCACTACACCTTCCACGGAGACCCCCATGCCACCTTTGCCTCCTTCTTTGGCGGCTCCAACCCCTTCGACATGTTTTTTGGTTCCAACCGCAGCCACAGCCGCTCCAACGGTTTCTCCTTCCACAATGACCATGACACGGAGCAGGACATGGACATGGATGAAGATGACCCCTTCGCGCATTTTGGGAGACAGTTTGGCTTTCCAGGAGGGATGAACAATGGCTTCCCGGGGGAAGGccgcaggaggaggggggtgccATCAGAGCGCCTGGGGACTGGGCGAAAGCACCAGGACCCTCCGGTGGTCCATGAGCTGAAGGTCTCGCTGGAGGAGATCTTCCACGGCTGCACCAAGCGCATGAAGATCACCCGTCGCAGGCTGAACCCAGATGGGCGGAGCATGAGGACAGAGGACAAGATCCTCAACATTATCATCAAGAAGGGCTGGAAAGAAGGAACCAAGATCACTTTCCCAAGGGAGGGGGACGAGACCCCTGAGAACATTCCTGCCGACATAGCTTTTGTGCTCAAAGACAAAGGGCACATCCACTTCAAGAGAGACGGTTCCAATATAATTTTCAACTGCAAGATCAGTCTAAAAGAG GCATTGTGTGGCTGCACAGTTAGCATTCCCACGCTGGAAAACCGTATTATCTCGCTCCCCTGTCACGACATCATCAAGCCAGGGACGGTGAAGCGACTCAGAGGGGAAGGCCTGCCTTTCCCCAAGAACCCGTCACAGCGCGGTGACCTCATCGTGGAGTTTTCTGTCCGTTTTCCAGACAGGATCCCGCCTCAGTCTAGAGAGATTATCAGACAACACCTCCCCCAGTCATAa
- the akr1a1a gene encoding aldo-keto reductase family 1 member A1-A, with translation MSAFVTLSTGQRMPVVGLGTWKSPPGQVKQAVLAALDCGYRHIDCAAAYSNEQEVGEALAIRVGPGKALRREDVFVTSKLWNTKHDPEDVEEACRTSLAHLGLSYLDLYLMHWPMAFQRGKELMPRQEDGSICYSDTHYRDTWAAMESLVDKGLVKAIGLSNFNARQTDDIISMARHLPVVNQVECHPYLSQADLLSHCRSVAVCVTAYSPLGSGDRPWASPHEPSLLQDPRLGAIAQRYQKTPAQVILRWHVQRGVVCIPKSVTPSRIEQNLQVFDFYLSEDDMKLIESFNRSERFIVPTVERDGKRAWRDAAHPHFPFHDSY, from the exons ATGAGCGCCTTTGTGACTCTCTCGACAGGGCAGAGGATGCCCGTGGTCGGACTCGGTACATGGAAGAGCCCTCCAGGACAG GTGAAGCAGGCCGTGCTGGCAGCTTTGGACTGTGGCTACAGACACattgactgtgctgctgcataCAGCAACGAACAGGAGGTGGGAGAAGCTCTGGCTATCAGGGTCGGTCCTGGGAAG GCTCTGCGCCGCGAGGATGTGTTTGTAACATCCAAACTATGGAACACCAAACACGACCCGGAGGATGTTGAGGAGGCCTGTAGGACCAGTCTGGCTCACCTGGGTCTGTCCTACTTGGACCTGTACCTTATGCACTGGCCCATGGCATTTCA GCGGGGGAAAGAGCTGATGCCTCGGCAGGAAGATGGAAGCATTTGTTACTCTGACACACACTACAGAGATACTTGGGCAGCCATGGAGAGCCTGGTGGACAAAGGCCTGGTGAAAGCTATAGGACTGTCCAACTTCAACGCCAGACAGAccgatgacatcatcagcatgGCCAGACACCTGCCCGTGGTGAACCAG GTGGAGTGTCATCCTTATTTGTCTCAAGCAGATCTCCTGTCTCACTGTCG GTCAGTGGCGGTCTGTGTGACAGCCTACAGTCCTCTGGGCAGCGGGGACAGACCCTGGGCCTCTCCCCACGAACCAAGTCTGCTACAGGATCCTCGACTGGGAGCGATCGCCCAGAGATACCAGAAAACACCTGCCCAGGTCATACTCAG GTGGCATGTTCAGAGGGGAGTCGTGTGCATCCCTAAGAGTGTGACGCCCTCCCGGATTGAGCAGAACCTGCAGGTGTTTGATTTTTACCTGTCAGAAGACGACATGAAGCTGATTGAATCTTTCAACCGCAGCGAGCGATTCATCGTCCCAACAGTCGAG agGGATGGCAAGAGAGCATGGAGAGATGCAGCACATCCTCATTTCCCCTTCCATGATTCTTACTGA